The proteins below come from a single Metarhizium brunneum chromosome 1, complete sequence genomic window:
- the ANKRD50_1 gene encoding Ankyrin repeat domain-containing protein 50, whose protein sequence is MACNNALDNPDSYAVAWITALPVERAAAEAMLDEEHATPAGFTRHQTDENVYTWGRVGEHNIVIASLAAGVYGTTSAATTASSLLASLPSIRLGLFVGIAGGIARPDESHDIRLGDIVVSQPDGTTGGVCQYDLIKAKSGDKRERKGFLGRPPTVLLNALTKIQAVHERETPKIPCFLQEMLKKNPKMGKRSKKNPGYAHQGADNDHLFKASCDHVPGPDCRGCDTAGEFQRDPRDTTDPEIHYGTIASGNTLVKDAAARDRIVADVGEDCICFEMEAAGLMNHFPCLVIRGICDYADSHKNDRWQRYASATAAAYAKELLAYVPAAEVQETKRALEVLQLVQQQIDGVQQTTIATKAATDSIRSDLRTDKIERWLRPPDPSTNANHARKLRHEGTGAWLLENPIFQQWHSGARRHLWLKGLAGCGKTVLSATVLDNLTKGNDRLILSFFFDFSDTTKQTLDGMLRSLAFQLYQGGAGSVGLLEASFQAHQDGRHQPATKTLEDVVCKMLAVQKKGSIVLDALDESTTRDELLRWMKDIISRPELSDVQLICTGRPEPDFGGNIPSLIGEGNCLALDKESVNADIRSYVAAQLSQRSGFREKRLSQDLLERIRRKVGDDADGMFRWAACQLDSLAGCPSPKAIKTALYHLPQDLKETYERMVRSIPKDCRNSALRLLQFLVHTHRPLTVPEAVEIIATDIEEDPPCFDVDGRVFGEEQVLQHCPSLISIVLAYSHGRPTKELHLAHFSVKEYLLGENQFNITTASISITRTCLTYLTDISGSHIEIKQDFPMARYAAEVWTGHAALAQASEDIVRATVRFLEEEATFQRWARLYQADRDWDDDPGPPRGSRLYYACCHGLVAPARDLLDKGADVNAQGGRFGNALQAASQDGHQEIVQLLLDKGADVNAQGGRFGNALYAASFRGHFEIVQLLLDKGADVNAQGGRYGTALHAASWRGDQEIVQLLLDKGADVNAQGGKYGNALYAASSRGHLEIVQLLLDKGADVNAQGGFFGNALSAASESGRQEIVQLLLDKGADVNEQGGLYGNALYAASSQGHLEIVQLLLDKGADVNAQGGRYGTALHAALGRGDQEIVQLLLDKGADVNAQGGRYGTALHAASWRGDQEIVQLLLDNGADVNAQGGDYRTALYAASDEGHLEIVQLLLDKGADVNAQGGRYGTALHAASSSGHLEIVHLLLDKGADVNAQGGHYGNALQAASSSGHLEIVQLLLDKGVDVSAQGGEYGNALQAASSIGHLEIVQLLLDKGADVNAQGGEYGNALQAASSGGYFEIVQLLLDKGAGEYVNALCAASESGRQEIVQLLLDKGADVNAQGGEYGNALEAASQEGHQEIVKLLQERALSNKSGEETSSRVPRTF, encoded by the exons ATGGCATGCAACAACGCTCTCGACAACCCCGACTCCTATGCAGTCGCCTGGATTACTGCTCTTCCCGTTGAGCGGGCCGCTGCAGAAGCGATGCTCGATGAGGAACATGCAACTCCCGCTGGTTTCACTAGACACCAAACTGACGAGAACGTCTATACGTGGGGTCGCGTGGGAGAGCACAACATCGTCATTGCCTCACTTGCCGCTGGAGTCTACGGAACTACCTCGGCTGCGaccacggcctcgagcctgcttgcctctctgccatccatccgtcttggcctttttgtcGGCATagccggcggcatcgccCGACCGGATGAGAGCCACGATATCCGGCTTGGCGACATCGTCGTGAGCCAGCCCGATGGGACCACGGGCGGCGTCTGCCAGTACGACTTGATCAAAGCAAAGTCGGGTGACAAGCGTGAGCGCAAGGGCTTCCTCGGGCGGCCTCCGACGGTCCTCCTCAATGCGCTTACCAAAATCCAGGCCGTTCACGAGCGGGAAACCCCCAAAATTCCCTGCTTCCTTCAAGagatgctgaagaagaacccGAAGATGGGCAAGAGATCCAAGAAAAATCCCGGCTATGCTCACCAGGGCGCCGACAACGACCACCTCTTCAAAGCTTCATGCGATCACGTCCCCGGGCCGGACTGTCGGGGCTGTGACACGGCTGGCGAATTTCAACGCGATCCTCGAGACACTACCGACCCGGAGATCCATTACGGGACCATCGCATCCGGCAACACACTTGTCAAAGACGCCGCTGCGCGCGATCGGATTGTTGCTGACGTCGGCGAGGATTGCATCTGCTTTGAGATGGAAGCGGCCGGCCTGATGAACCACTTTCCCTGTCTTGTAATCCGAGGGATCTGCGACTACGCCGATTCTCACAAGAACGATCGATGGCAACGCTACGCCTCGGCCACCGCCGCTGCGTATGCCAAGGAGCTCCTGGCGTACGTGCCGGCCGCGGAGGTCCAGGAGACCAAGAGGGCACTGGAAGTGCTTCAGTTAG TTCAGCAACAGATCGATGGCGTGCAGCAGACGACAATTGCAACGAAAGCTGCAACTGATTCCATCAGGTCTGACCTTCGTACCGATAAGATCGAGCGCTGGCTTCGGCCCCCAGATCCGTCTACAAACGCCAACCACGCGAGGAAGCTCCGCCATGAGGGGACAGGAGCGTGGCTCCTGGAAAACCCGATCTTCCAGCAGTGGCACTCGGGAGCGCGTCGACATTTATGGCTGAAAGGGCTCGCGGGATGTGGAAAGACAGTCCTCAGTGCGACTGTGCTGGATAATCTCACGAAGGGAAACGACCGTCTTATCctcagcttcttctttgacttTAGCGACACGACAAAGCAGACCTTGGATGGCATGCTGCGGTCGCTTGCGTTCCAACTTTACCAAGGCGGGGCTGGTTCTGTAGGTCTTCTTGAGGCCTCATTCCAAGCACACCAGGATGGCCGCCACCAACCTGCTACAAAGACTCTCGAGGACGTTGTGTGCAAGATGCTTGCAGTCCAGAAGAAGGGTTCTATTGTTCTGGACGCCTTGGACGAGTCGACAACAAGGGATGAACTTCTCCGGTGGATGAAGGACATAATATCCAGGCCAGAGTTGAGCGATGTCCAGCTGATTTGTACCGGTCGGCCTGAACCCGACTTCGGGGGCAACATCCCCTCGTTGATAGGTGAGGGAAACTGCTTAGCACTCGACAAGGAGTCCGTCAACGCCGATATCCGATCGTACGTCGCAGCGCAGCTTTCACAACGATCTGGCTTTCGGGAGAAGCGCCTGTCCCAGGATCTCCTCGAGAGGATCCGGAGGAAagttggcgacgatgccgacggGAT GTTCAGATGGGCAGCCTGTCAATTAGACAGTCTTGCCGGATGCCCTAGTCCCAAGGCCATCAAAACCGCGCTATATCATCTGCCCCAGGATCTGAAAGAGACGTACGAGCGAATGGTCCGCAGTATCCCGAAAGACTGCAGGAACAGTGCTCTCCGCCTGCTACAGTTTCTCGTCCATACCCATCGGCCTTTGACGGTGCCGGAGGCAGTGGAGATCATCGCGACAGACATAGAGGAGGATCCACCATGTTTTGACGTTGACGGGAGAGTGTTCGGTGAAGAACAAGTTCTACAGCACTGTCCTAGCCTAATCTCCATCGTTCTTGCGTATAGTCACGGCAGGCCCACAAAGGAGCTACATCTTGCACACTTTTCCGTCAAAGAGTACCTACTGGGAGAGAACCAGTTCAACATTACGACTGCCAGCATTTCCATCACGAGGACGTGCTTGACTTACCTTACGGATATCAGCGGTAGCCACATCGAAATCAAGCAGGATTTTCCGATGGCAAGATATGCGGCGGAAGTCTGGACGGGCCATGCTGCGTTGGCTCAGGCTTCGGAAGATATAGTTCGAGCGACAGTCAGGTTCCTAGAAGAGGAAGCGACGTTCCAACGATGGGCTAGATTGTATCAGGCTGACAGGGACTGGGACGATGACCCAGGTCCTCCACGAGGTTCCAGGCTCTACTATGCTTGCTGCCATGGGCTCGTAGCGCCTGCAAGAGATCTCTTAGACAAGGgagcggacgtcaacgcgcagggcggccgCTTCGGcaacgctctccaggccgcctcgcAGGACGGCCATCAAGAGATTGTCcagctgctcttggacaagggagcggacgtcaacgcgcagggcggccgCTTCGGCAACGCTCTCTATGCCGCCTCATTTCGAGGCCATTTCGAGATTGTGcaactgctcttggacaagggagcggacgtcaacgcgcagggcggccgGTACGGCACCGCTCTCCATGCCGCCTCGTGGAGAGGTGATCAAGAGATTGTAcaactgctcttggacaagggagcggacgtcaacgcgcagggcggcAAGTACGGCAATGCTCTCTATGCCGCCTCATCACGAGGCCATCTCGAGATTGTCcaactgctcttggacaagggggcggacgtcaacgcgcaAGGCGGCTTCTTCGGCAACGCTCTCTCTGCCGCCTCGGAAAGTGGCCGTCAAGAGATTGTCcaactgctcttggacaagggagcggACGTCAACGAGCAGGGCGGCCTGTACGGCAACGCTCTCTATGCCGCCTCATCTCAGGGCCATCTCGAGATTGTGcaactgctcttggacaagggagcggacgtcaacgcgcagggcggccgGTACGGCACCGCTCTCCATGCCGCCTTGGGGAGAGGTGATCAAGAGATTGTGcaactgctcttggacaagggagcggacgtcaacgcgcagggcggccgGTACGGCACCGCTCTCCATGCCGCCTCGTGGAGAGGTGATCAAGAGATTGTAcaactgctcttggacaacggagcggacgtcaacgcgcagggcggcgaCTACCGCACCGCTCTCTATGCCGCCTCAGATGAGGGCCATCTCGAGATTGTGcagctgctcttggacaagggagcggacgtcaacgcgcagggcggccgGTACGGCACCGCTCTCCATGCCGCCTCGTCAAGTGGCCATCTCGAGATTGTCCAcctgctcttggacaagggggcggacgtcaacgcgcagggcggccactacggcaacgctctccaggccgcctcgtcaagtggccatctcgagattgtccaactgctcttggacaagggggTGGACGTCAGCGCGCAAGGCGGCGAGTATGGcaacgctctccaggccgcctcgtcaattggccatctcgagattgtccaactgctcttggacaagggggcggacgtcaacgcgcaAGGCGGCGAGTACGGcaacgctctccaggccgcctcgtcaGGTGGCTATTTCGAGATTGTCcaactgctcttggacaagggggCGGGCGAGTACGTCAACGCTCTCTGTGCCGCCTCGGAAAGTGGCCGTCAAGAGATTGTCcaactgctcttggacaagggggcggacgtcaacgcgcagggcggcgaATACGGCAACGCTCTCGAGGCCGCCTCGCAGGAAGGCCATCAAGAGATTGTcaaattgctccaagaaAGGGCGCTCTCCAATAAATCGGGCGAAGAAACTTCGTCTCGTGTACCTCGAACCTTCTAA